A stretch of Henckelia pumila isolate YLH828 chromosome 4, ASM3356847v2, whole genome shotgun sequence DNA encodes these proteins:
- the LOC140864853 gene encoding sufE-like protein 1, chloroplastic/mitochondrial codes for MKIPLHLQIKTGLLQTLIANHSPRKLPAHSKYQKSEMSIFSRIPYSPLFHRSNTQISNTIKASSLLSSPPHNLFFFNPITIQPIPTKIPKSSSPSPSVSLQPVEELPPKLQEIVNLFRGVQEPKAKYAQLLFYGRNLNPLESQYKTSDNKVQGCVSQVWVRAYLDSDKNVIFEADSDSELTKGLAALLVQGLSGRPVDEIVRVSPDFVVLLGLQQSLTPSRNNGFLNMLKLMQKKALQLYFEAENAGNEAEKAGNSSGEEFGKGPVENSNLESSDGARDDGSESSETFTGINKDSDYGSLLGSRGMRIKEMLEKELRPLELEVEDISYQHAGHSGFRGSDAETHFNVKVVSEEFEGKSLVKRHRLIYNLLQEELQGGLHALSIVAKTPAEVGTP; via the coding sequence ATGAAAATACCCCTTCACTTGCAAATTAAAACTGGCCTTCTTCAAACCCTCATTGCAAATCACAGTCCAAGAAAATTACCTGCGCATTCAAAGTATCAGAAATCTGAAATGTCAATTTTCAGCAGAATCCCATACTCCCCCCTCTTCCACCGCTCAAACACCCAAATTTCTAATACAATAAAAGCCTCATCTTTGTTATCGTCACCACCCCATAATTTGTTCTTCTTTAATCCCATCACTATACAACCAATACCTACCAAAATACCCAAGTCATCATCTCCTTCGCCTTCGGTTTCTCTTCAACCCGTGGAAGAGCTGCCACCTAAGCTACAGGAAATTGTCAATCTTTTCCGGGGAGTTCAAGAACCCAAGGCCAAGTATGCACAGTTGTTATTCTATGGAAGAAACTTGAACCCTTTGGAATCTCAGTATAAAACAAGTGATAACAAAGTGCAAGGTTGTGTTTCTCAGGTGTGGGTCAGAGCATACCTTGATAGTGATAAAAATGTTATCTTTGAGGCCGATTCTGATTCAGAACTCACTAAAGGGCTCGCTGCCCTGCTAGTTCAAGGTCTATCGGGCAGGCCCGTGGATGAAATTGTGAGGGTGTCACCTGATTTTGTGGTGCTTTTGGGGTTGCAGCAGAGTTTAACTCCTTCTCGGAATAATGGGTTCTTGAATATGTTGAAACTGATGCAAAAGAAGGCTTTGCAGCTGTATTTTGAAGCTGAAAATGCTGGAAATGAAGCTGAAAAGGCTGGAAATTCAAGCGGTGAAGAATTTGGAAAAGGACCGGTTGAAAATTCAAACTTGGAATCAAGTGATGGTGCCAGAGATGATGGATCGGAATCTAGTGAAACTTTTACTGGTATTAACAAGGACTCAGACTATGGAAGTTTGTTGGGCAGTAGAGGGATGCGGATTAAAGAGATGCTGGAGAAAGAGCTTCGGCCCTTAGAATTGGAAGTTGAGGATATATCTTATCAGCATGCCGGGCATTCAGGGTTTCGAGGAAGTGATGCTGAGACACATTTCAATGTAAAAGTGGtttctgaagaatttgaagGGAAAAGTTTGGTTAAGAGACACAGATTGATTTACAACTTGTTGCAAGAAGAGTTACAGGGTGGATTACATGCTTTGTCAATTGTGGCAAAAACGCCAGCCGAAGTTGGCACTCCGTGA
- the LOC140864426 gene encoding uncharacterized protein, whose product MSSKTTTWRRRRFPVQSLLLVIALFATLGVVMLGIKSVDPSSPLPGNNNTLGVSENEDYSLNTTMNIAKQINITKKCATVEEMGEIFGRGYAEESLRVREIIQDHFARNGALTVRELPQHQFCKHGFVIGKASEAGLGNEMYKILTAAAVSVMLNRSLIIGQTRGKYPFGDYISYSNQTFTMKEVKHLWRKNRCLAKYGRHLTMRIDDFQKPALTNVLCSNWRKWQEPIIWFQNATDAVAAQFFLKNVHPEMREAASYLFGKPEDLQHRANVFGELMRVLIFPSKNIEQAVNWALNGSQDPDIVLHMRMMMNRSVRAIQAALDCVKKTVQDTSMISRPKLVLVTDTPSLVKDIVPILEEFTEVVHFDYKNFELNISAINNKSNSSNFRVKDWGPAPRWVAFVDFFLASRAKHAVISGAHRRVGTTYIQLIAALAAACRLDENSSSHSVLRFFSSFQGTLLSEGLKNQVGWGHVWNRFAGPLSCRSRSNQCALTPVLAPAWWDGLWQSPIPRDIRRMEAYGIKLSGFGTSNDDYLNHFCRRRKTPVVSVPLI is encoded by the exons ATGAGCTCGAAGACGACGACATGGCGCCGCCGTCGATTCCCCGTGCAGAGTCTTCTCCTCGTGATTGCATTATTCGCCACTCTGGGCGTTGTGATGCTCGGTATAAAGTCCGTTGATCCATCTTCCCCGCTTCCTGGTAACAATAACACCCTAGGAGTCTCTGAAAATGAGGATTACTCCCTGAATACGACGATGAATATTGCGAAACAAATTAACATTACAAAGAAATGCGCGACTGTTGAAGAAATGGGTGAGATCTTCGGCAGAGGATATGCGGAGGAAAGTCTTAGAGTGAGAGAAATCATTCAAGATCACTTCGCCCGAAATG GTGCTTTAACAGTGAGAGAACTTCCTCAACACCAATTCTGCAAGCATGGTTTTGTTATTGGAAAGGCCTCAGAAGCCGGCTTGGGAAATGAAATGTACAAGATCTTAACTGCTGCTGCCGTTAGTGTGATGTTGAACAGATCACTGATAATTGGGCAAACCAG GGGTAAATACCCTTTCGGTGATTACATCTCTTATTCCAACCAAACCTTTACAATGAAAGAAGTAAAGCATCTGTGGAGAAAGAATCGCTGTCTGGCAAAGTATGGGAGACATCTTACAATGAGGATTGATGATTTTCAGAAACCGGCGTTGACAAATGTTCTCTGCAGTAATTGGAGGAAATGGCAAGAGCCAATCATATG GTTTCAAAATGCTACAGATGCTGTGGCTGCACAGTTTTTCTTAAAGAATGTACATCCTGAAATGAGGGAAGCAGCTTCTTATCTATTTGGGAAACCTGAAGATCTTCAACACAGGGCTAATGTGTTTGGAGAATTAATGAGGGTTTTAATCTTTCCTTCAAAAAACATTGAGCAGGCAGTAAATTGGGCTCTTAATGGCAGTCAGGACCCTGATATTGTACTGCACATGCGGATGATGATGAATAG GTCAGTGAGAGCAATACAAGCAGCCTTGGACTGTGTGAAAAAAACTGTTCAGGATACTTCAATGATATCGAGACCTAAGTTGGTTTTGGTTACAGATACCCCTTCTCTGGTGAAAGACATTGTACCAATTTTAGAGGAATTTACAGAA GTTGTTCATTTCGATTACAAAAATTTCGAGTTAAATATTTCTGCCATCAATAACAAGTCAAACAGCTCAAATTTTAGAGTAAAGGACTGGGGCCCAGCACCCAGATGGGTAGCCTTTGTTGATTTTTTTCTGGCATCACGTGCTAAACATGCTGTAATTTCGGGAGCTCATCGACGGGTTGGGACAACCTATATTCAATTGATTGCAGCACTTGCAGCTGCTTGTAGACTAG ATGAAAATAGTTCTAGCCATTCTGTCCTTAGATTCTTTAGCAGCTTCCAAGGTACTTTGCTTTCAGAGGGTTTGAAGAACCAGGTTGGATGGGGACATGTATGGAACAGATTTGCTGGTCCACTAAGCTGTCGCAGCCGCTCCAATCAATGCGCTTTAACACCTGTTCTTGCCCCTGCTTGGTGGGATGGACTTTGGCAGTCCCCTATTCCACGTGACATACGAAGGATGGAAGCATATGGCATCAAGCTCTCAGGGTTTGGAACATCTAATGACGACTACCTAAACCACTTTTGTCGCAGGAGGAAGACCCCGGTGGTTTCTGTCCCTCTTATTTGA